GGCAGGAGCGCGTGCAATTCGGCCGGATCGACACCGTCCTCCAGCGCCATCGCCAGCGTTGCGGCCGCGACCTGCCGCGCGCCGGCTTGTTTGAGCACGAAAGCTGCGGCGTTGAGGGTCGCGCCGGAGGTCGTGACGTCATCGATCAGGAGCACGTACTTGCCGTAGAGATCGAAGGGCTCGGCCACGGCGAAGACCTCGTGCACGTTGCGGAAGCGCTCCTCCACCGTCAGGCCAATCTGATCGCGATTGCGCCGAACTTGTCGCAGTTGCTCCGGCGCGTAGGCGACGTCGAGTTGCTCGGCAACCGCGGCGGCGATGATGGCGGTCTGGCTGAAGCCGCGGCGGTGTTCCTTTCGCGGATGAATCGGCACCGCGCAGACGGCTTCGATCTCAGCGCTCAGGGGAAACGAACGCAATTGCTCGCCCAGCCATCGTCCGAGATAGGTTCCCAAGTCCGCGCGATTCTCATACTTGAAGGCCTTGACGAGGTGCGAGAAGCGATCGTCGTAGACGCTGAGCGCGTAGAGCCAGCGATATTGAGCGCGGCGACGGCAGGCGCTGCAACCGCGTTCCGGATCAGGCAGGGCCGTGCGGCAGACCGGGCACAGGGGCGACGGCAGGAGCTGCAGTTGGGCGCGGCAAGCCGGACAGAGCCAGATGTTGTCGTCAGTCGACTCGAACATCTTCCGGCAAATCTGGCAAGTCGGCGGGTAGAGAAAATCGAGGAGATTACGAACGATACTGCGGACGGAGAGTTGCGGTCCGGTGCTCACGGCGCGGCTACAAGTTCTTCAGCCGCTCGCGCACGGTCGGCGCCTGCGGCGAATCGGGCGCCACCTCGAGGAATTTGGTCCACCACTGCCGGGCGGAAGCGGTATCGCTGACGGTCATGGCTACGACACCCATGTTGAAGATTGCGATCGCATGATTCGGCTGCTGGGCCAGCGCGCGGCGGAACTGGAACGTGGCTTCTTCGAAGTCGCCAACGGCATGATAGCAAGCGCCAAGGTCAACCATGATGTCGGGTTGGAGCGAATCAAGAGTGAGAGCGCGTTCGTACATGGGAATGGCCTGGGCGAACTGACGGCTATCCATCAGTTGGTGGCCGCGCTGAACGATGCTATTGAAATCGTCGCCCAACGGCATTGTCGCGGCTGGATTCGTCGCTTGCTGTTGCGGCTGTGACTGTTGCTGTGCCGGCGGCTGCGCCGGCACGATGTTGTCCTTGGCGGCGGTGTAAACTATAAAAATGACGGCGGTCAGCAGCACGACGCCGACCAATGCCGCCCATTCCCAGCGGCGACGGCGCACAGTCTCCTTCTGCGGCTTGGGCGTTTTGATCTTGTTCAAGGCATCATAGTTGGCACCGCACTGGGGACAGTACTTGAACTCGCCGGTGCGCGCGGCGCCGCAACGGGGGCACTTGTCAGGATTCGGAGTCACTGCTGCTCTCAGTCGTTTCGGTTTCGCCGCCGTAGACGCGCTCGATGCGCACCACGCGCGGAATTTTTTTCTTGATGGCGGCAATCACGCGGTTGAGGTGACTGATGTTTTTGATCTCGAGCACGAAATTGCCGACGGACACCGGTCCCTTGGTCGACAGCTCCGCGCCGCGCACCTCGGCGTCGCAATTCGCCATCACTTCCGTGATATCGTACAAAATATTCTTCCGGTACTCAACCACAATCGCCAGCCGCACGAGGAAGTTTTGCTCGGTACCGACGTCCCACGATACGTCGACTCGCCGTTCCGGTTCTTGCGCCGCGATGATCGCGTTGACGCAGTCGGCACGGTGGATCGACAGTCCGCGACCGCGGGTGATGAAGCCGACGATCTTTTCGCCCGGCACCGGCTGGCAGCAGTTGGCGAAGCGGAACATCATGTTCCCCATCCCTTCGACTCGTATTCCCTTGCCGCCGCGCGCGCGGTCGACGAATTTCTTGATGATCGAGGGCTTCTCCGGCTGGGTCAATTCCTCGGGGAAGAGCTTGGCCATCAAACTGCCAAGCGCCAGATCGCCGGAGCCGAGTTTGGAGAACATCGGCTCAATGCCGGGGTACGACAGTGCCAGCGCGGCGTCGAGCAAATCCTCATCACTGGGATACTTGGCGTTGCGCTTCTTGATCGCGCGCTCGAACATTTCTTTGCCCAGCGCCAACGACTCCTCGAAACCTTTCTGTTTGCGGTATTTACGGATTTTCGCGCGCGCCGAGGTGGTCTTGCAGATCTTCAGCCAATCCGCCGACGGTTCCGCATGCGGCGAGGTCATTACTTCGACTTCGTCGCCCGACTTGAGCACGGTGTCGAACGGCACGAGCCGGCCGTTGACCTTGGTGCCGGTGCAGTGGACGCCGACGTTGGTGTGGACGGCGAAGGCGAAGTCGAGCGCGGTAGCACCCAGCGGCAGGTGCTTAAGCTCGCCATTCGGTGTGAACACAAACACTTCGTCCTGGAAGAGATCGATCTTGAGGAACTCCATGAATTCCTCGGGGTTGGTCATGTCCTTCTGCCAATCGAGGACTTCGCGCAGCCAGGACAACTGGCGGTCGCTCTCGTCGAGGACATGTTTGCCCTCCTTGTAGAGCCAGTGGGCGGCGATACCGTACTCGGCGATATAGTGCATCGAGGGAGTGCGAATTTGAATTTCGACCATCCGGCCGTTGGGCCCGACGACGGTCGTGTGCAGCGACTGGTAGCCGTTTTGTTTAGGCGTGGCGATGTAGTCGTGGAAGCGATCGGCCACAGGCGTCCACATCTGGTGGATGACGCCGAGCGTGTGATAGCAATCGCGGATCGTCGGTGTCACGATGCGAATCGCGATCAGGTCGTAGATTTCCTCGAACGGTTTCTGCCGCTTGACCATCTTGCGGTAGATGGAGTCGAAGTGCTTGGCGCGGCCGGTGATCTCGACCTGCAGACCCTCGTCGCGTAGTGCCTTGCCGAGGGTGCCACAGATTTCGTCGATATAGCCTTCGCGCTCGGCTCGGGTTAGATCGATTCGTTCCATCAAATAGCGATAGGCGTCGCCTTTCAAGTATTTCAAAGAGAGGTCTTCCAGCTCCCACTTGATCTTGGCCATGCCGAAGCGGTGCGCCAGCGGGGCGAAGATTTCCCGTGTTTCGGTCGCGATCTCGATTTGCTTGTCGTGCGGCAGGTATTCGAGCGTGCGCATGTTATGCAGGCGGTCGGCGAGCTTGATGATAATCACGCGGATATCGTTCGCCATCGAAATCAACATCTTGCGGAAATAGTCGGCCTGTTCTTCGGTTTTGCTCTTGTAGTGGAAATGGCCGAGCTTGGTCACCCCATCGACCAGCGCAGAAATCTCCGGGGAGAACTCGCGAGCGATCTCATCGATGCTGACCTTGCAGTCTTCGACCACATCGTGCAGCAGTCCGGCGGCGACGGTGTCGCCGTCAAGATGCTGCTCAGCCAGAATGAAGCCCACATTGAGGCAGTGTTCGATATACGGTTCGCCGGAGGCACGCTTTTGCCCCTTGTGCGCCCAATTCGAGAACTCGTACGCCTTACGCACCACCGGGATGTTGATATTGGAATTCATCGCTTCGACCTGAATGACGAATTCCGCCAGGTTCATCAACCCGACCGGCGTGCGATAGCGCGTCAGAAGATCACTGGTATTGGGGTATACGAACTTGTCCACAGTGCCGCTCAACCTGCCTTGGTAACATTATCGGCATCGAGGTGTCGGCCGATGAAGCGGGCAACTTCATCCACGCCGATCGTCTCCATCGCCGCCTGTAAATCGCCCTTCAAAGCATGTACCGGCGGCGCGAACAATTTGTTTGCCTGACCGCGCGGCCCCCAGCGGGTCGCCGCCAGCGCTGATTCCGGAGGATAGATGCCGACAGCGAAGGTGCCGACGGCCGAGGCGATGTGAATCGGTCCAGTGCTGCCGGACACCAGCAGGCGCGCGCCGCGAATCAGCGCCACGAGGGTGGGCAGGTCAGTGCGGCCGGCCACCAGGTGAATGCGGGGGTCAAGGGCACCGAATGCCGCCTCGATCAGATCGCGCTCCAGCTCGGAGCCGGTGACGAGGCACTCGATCCCGGCCTGCGCCAGTTGGCGCGTCAGCTCAGCATACCGGTTGAGCCGCCAATTCGGGGCCGATCCATGCGAGAGCGGATGCACAACGACGTATCTTCCCCCAATCGCCCCGACGTCTTCCATGAGCAGGCGCGCCGCTTCAATGGCTTCGTGATCCTTGTGCAAGTGGGGCTCAAATCGCTTCAGTTCCGGAAACACCGATTCCGCAAGTCGATAATTCAACTCCAGCTCGTGCAGACCGCTGTTTTTGCGGCCGAGATTGACGCGGCGGTTGAAGAGCAGACTATAGAAGCGTCGACCGGTGCCGATCCGCTGTTCGATTCGCGCCGACCAAGCAGCCAGTGCCAGCCACGGCCGCGGATAGAAAAAGAGGATCGCATCGGCGCCAAGCCGCCGCAGATCGCGGGAGAACGCATTGACACGGCCGGGCTCGTGCAGATCGCGGCCCGGGATTGTAATGATCTGATCCAAATATGGCTCCTTGCGGATCAGCGGCACGACATAGCGCGAGACCAGCATGGTCAACGAGATTTCCGGGTGCTGCTCTTTGATGGCGCGCGCGACCGGAATCGTCAGAATCAGATCGCCGATGGCATCGGTGCGAGCGAGGATCAGGTGCTTCATCGGCGCTCCACTTCCCAGAGTTTGGCGAACTTGACCAGTTCGTGAAAGCTCGACAGCAGCGCCAGGATCAGACCCGGGAGGCCGTCGCGCCAACCGCTTTTCAACAGGTACATCTTGACGAAGTAGGCCGGCGGCTTGACCAGCAATTGAGAGGTGGCAAAACGGCGGCCGTCTTTGTGGAGGGTCAGCGCCGACAGCGACGAATACTGGTCCATTTTTTTTAGGTACTGCGAAATGTCGCCGTAGGTGTAGTGCAGCATGTGTCCCGTCAGCTGACCGACACTGCCGTCGACCACGGCGCGTTCATGAACCCGGGCGTCGGTGAAGCGCGCCTGCTCGCGCTGGAACAGCCGCAGGATCCGGTCGGGATACCAGCCGGAGTGCATGATCCAGCGCCCAAGAAATTGGCTCTTGCGCACGAGCTCGTAGCCGGCATGTTCCCCGCCGGCAATGGCCGCCTGCACCGCGCGCTGCAGTTCTTCGTCCAGTTCTTCATCGGCATCGATCGACAACACCCAGTCGCCGGTCGCGGCATCGAGCGCCTTCTGTTTGGCAATGCCGAAACCGGAAAACGCCATCTCCAGAATCCGGCAGTTGAATTCGCGCGCAATCTCGAGTGTACGGTCGGTCGAGCCGGTGTCGTAGAGAACGATTTCATCGGCGAAGCGCACCGATTCGAGGCAGCGCCGGAGATTGCGTTCCTCGTTGAGCGTGATGATAATGACTGACAGTCGCGGCACTCAGGCCGTCCTTTGCAAAATTGACTGCCGGGTCAAGTCGGCGATGAAGTTGTCGACGGCTTCGGCCAACATCTCGTACGTGATTCCGTCGACGGCTTTCCAGTCGGGCGATTGCAGCACCCAGACACGCCGGCCGTAGGGGTGCCAGCGGGCGAGATTGAAGGTATTGCCGGTGAACATCGCGAGCAGCGGCACATCGAGGTTGGCGGCGATATGGCAGACCGAGGTGTCAACCGAGACGATGGCATCCAGATGCGGCATGAGCGCGGCCAATTCCATGATCTTGACGCCGCGCGGGAGCAAGGTCACGTTTTCGCCTCCGGCCGCGTGTGCCTTCTTGGCGAGGTGCAGCTCATTCGGTGCATACGAGACCATGAACTGGAGGTCGGGATAGCGGCGCGAGACGTCACCGACCAGCCGGATGAATTTCGCCTGGCTCAGTGTGCGGTCGGTCTTCCCCGCCGAGACGTTGAGCATGATCAGGCCGCGATAGCGGGGATCGCGAAGTTGCTGCGCCAATTCGGCACCGCGGCGCTGCTGCGCTTCGCTTAACGCCAGTTTGCCGTCGCGCACGCCGTCGCGCAGCGGAATGCCGAGCGGTTCGATGGTGGCGCGGAACATCTCGGTAATGTGCAGGCGCTTGGCGTGATTCATCGCCTCGAGCGTGTAGTAGTCGTAATATTTGCGGAATGATTCCTTGCCGATGCCGACGCGGTAGGCACGCGGCGAGCAGAGCATGGCGATGACCAGCGAGGTCACGGACGTGCCGGTCATCAGATCGACGACCATGTCGTAGTTGATCTTCTGCACCTCGCGGAAGGTTTTGAGCATGGCCGGCAGGGATTTGCGGTAAATATGAATCTTGTCCACCGAGCGGTCGAATTCGACGACCATCTGATTGACCGGTGAAGCGAGCACGCCGATGGTGATATCGGGGCGATGATGTTTGAGCGTGTGCAGCGTCGGCAACATGACCACCATATCGCCGATTTTGTCCTGCCGCAGGAACAGCACGGCTTTCACCCGGCGCGGGTCGATCGGTTTGGGGCGGCGCCGGCTGGGGCCGGAGAGCAGGCGCAAGAAGAGCCAGATAAACAGCCACTTGAACTGGATTTCGAACTCTTTGAGAAAGCGCGCCAGTTTAGGCGCTTTCCGTTCTAACTTCTGCTGCATGATTCCTCTCGAATTGCAGATCGTACAGGCGGCGATAAACGCCGTTGATCCGCAGCAGTTCTTCGTGCCGCCCCTGCTCGACGATGCGGCCGTCTTTGAGCACCAGGATCAGGTCGGCATGCAGGATCGTCGACAGGCGGTGCGCGATGACGATGGCCGTGCGGCCTTTCATCAGGTGATCGATCGCCCCCTGCACCAGCCGTTCCGACTCGGTGTCGAGCGCCGAGGTCGCCTCGTCGAAGACCAGAATTTCGGGATCCTTCATCAAGGCGCGCGCGATCGCCAGGCGCTGGCGCTCACCGCCGGAGACCATCATGCCGCGATTGCCGATGACGGTATCGTAGCCGCGGGGCATCTCCAGGATGAAGCTGTGCGCGTTGGCCGCTTTGGCTGCCTGCTCGACCAGAGCCGGATCGTACTCGGACAGCGGATAGGCGATATTGTTGCGCACGGTATCATTAAAGAGAATCGTTTCCTGCGTGACGACGCCGAGCAGACCGCGC
This region of Candidatus Zixiibacteriota bacterium genomic DNA includes:
- a CDS encoding ComF family protein — encoded protein: MSTGPQLSVRSIVRNLLDFLYPPTCQICRKMFESTDDNIWLCPACRAQLQLLPSPLCPVCRTALPDPERGCSACRRRAQYRWLYALSVYDDRFSHLVKAFKYENRADLGTYLGRWLGEQLRSFPLSAEIEAVCAVPIHPRKEHRRGFSQTAIIAAAVAEQLDVAYAPEQLRQVRRNRDQIGLTVEERFRNVHEVFAVAEPFDLYGKYVLLIDDVTTSGATLNAAAFVLKQAGARQVAAATLAMALEDGVDPAELHALLPEDF
- a CDS encoding tetratricopeptide repeat protein, with the translated sequence MTPNPDKCPRCGAARTGEFKYCPQCGANYDALNKIKTPKPQKETVRRRRWEWAALVGVVLLTAVIFIVYTAAKDNIVPAQPPAQQQSQPQQQATNPAATMPLGDDFNSIVQRGHQLMDSRQFAQAIPMYERALTLDSLQPDIMVDLGACYHAVGDFEEATFQFRRALAQQPNHAIAIFNMGVVAMTVSDTASARQWWTKFLEVAPDSPQAPTVRERLKNL
- a CDS encoding bifunctional (p)ppGpp synthetase/guanosine-3',5'-bis(diphosphate) 3'-pyrophosphohydrolase — its product is MDKFVYPNTSDLLTRYRTPVGLMNLAEFVIQVEAMNSNINIPVVRKAYEFSNWAHKGQKRASGEPYIEHCLNVGFILAEQHLDGDTVAAGLLHDVVEDCKVSIDEIAREFSPEISALVDGVTKLGHFHYKSKTEEQADYFRKMLISMANDIRVIIIKLADRLHNMRTLEYLPHDKQIEIATETREIFAPLAHRFGMAKIKWELEDLSLKYLKGDAYRYLMERIDLTRAEREGYIDEICGTLGKALRDEGLQVEITGRAKHFDSIYRKMVKRQKPFEEIYDLIAIRIVTPTIRDCYHTLGVIHQMWTPVADRFHDYIATPKQNGYQSLHTTVVGPNGRMVEIQIRTPSMHYIAEYGIAAHWLYKEGKHVLDESDRQLSWLREVLDWQKDMTNPEEFMEFLKIDLFQDEVFVFTPNGELKHLPLGATALDFAFAVHTNVGVHCTGTKVNGRLVPFDTVLKSGDEVEVMTSPHAEPSADWLKICKTTSARAKIRKYRKQKGFEESLALGKEMFERAIKKRNAKYPSDEDLLDAALALSYPGIEPMFSKLGSGDLALGSLMAKLFPEELTQPEKPSIIKKFVDRARGGKGIRVEGMGNMMFRFANCCQPVPGEKIVGFITRGRGLSIHRADCVNAIIAAQEPERRVDVSWDVGTEQNFLVRLAIVVEYRKNILYDITEVMANCDAEVRGAELSTKGPVSVGNFVLEIKNISHLNRVIAAIKKKIPRVVRIERVYGGETETTESSSDSES
- a CDS encoding glycosyltransferase family 9 protein — translated: MKHLILARTDAIGDLILTIPVARAIKEQHPEISLTMLVSRYVVPLIRKEPYLDQIITIPGRDLHEPGRVNAFSRDLRRLGADAILFFYPRPWLALAAWSARIEQRIGTGRRFYSLLFNRRVNLGRKNSGLHELELNYRLAESVFPELKRFEPHLHKDHEAIEAARLLMEDVGAIGGRYVVVHPLSHGSAPNWRLNRYAELTRQLAQAGIECLVTGSELERDLIEAAFGALDPRIHLVAGRTDLPTLVALIRGARLLVSGSTGPIHIASAVGTFAVGIYPPESALAATRWGPRGQANKLFAPPVHALKGDLQAAMETIGVDEVARFIGRHLDADNVTKAG
- a CDS encoding glycosyltransferase family 2 protein, with translation MPRLSVIIITLNEERNLRRCLESVRFADEIVLYDTGSTDRTLEIAREFNCRILEMAFSGFGIAKQKALDAATGDWVLSIDADEELDEELQRAVQAAIAGGEHAGYELVRKSQFLGRWIMHSGWYPDRILRLFQREQARFTDARVHERAVVDGSVGQLTGHMLHYTYGDISQYLKKMDQYSSLSALTLHKDGRRFATSQLLVKPPAYFVKMYLLKSGWRDGLPGLILALLSSFHELVKFAKLWEVERR
- a CDS encoding glycosyltransferase family 9 protein, whose product is MQQKLERKAPKLARFLKEFEIQFKWLFIWLFLRLLSGPSRRRPKPIDPRRVKAVLFLRQDKIGDMVVMLPTLHTLKHHRPDITIGVLASPVNQMVVEFDRSVDKIHIYRKSLPAMLKTFREVQKINYDMVVDLMTGTSVTSLVIAMLCSPRAYRVGIGKESFRKYYDYYTLEAMNHAKRLHITEMFRATIEPLGIPLRDGVRDGKLALSEAQQRRGAELAQQLRDPRYRGLIMLNVSAGKTDRTLSQAKFIRLVGDVSRRYPDLQFMVSYAPNELHLAKKAHAAGGENVTLLPRGVKIMELAALMPHLDAIVSVDTSVCHIAANLDVPLLAMFTGNTFNLARWHPYGRRVWVLQSPDWKAVDGITYEMLAEAVDNFIADLTRQSILQRTA